In the Arthrobacter sp. 31Y genome, one interval contains:
- a CDS encoding Lrp/AsnC family transcriptional regulator, with translation MSNPTKNVRSTTGSAEPLDAIDERILAALVDDARISNKQLAELVGIAPSTALMRTRALSERGIIEGFEAVLSLPAIGRSVQALIAVRLRAHDRDQIDRFTARVPKLPAVISTFHTTGSVDYLLHIAVANTDDLRNWLLDNLATDPVVGHTETTMVFQHIPGNRGPLPE, from the coding sequence GTGAGCAACCCCACGAAGAATGTTCGGTCAACCACGGGCAGCGCAGAGCCGCTGGACGCGATCGATGAACGGATTCTCGCAGCGTTGGTGGACGACGCCCGCATATCCAACAAGCAATTGGCTGAACTCGTGGGGATCGCCCCCTCCACGGCCCTGATGCGCACCAGGGCCCTCTCCGAACGCGGGATCATTGAGGGCTTCGAGGCTGTGTTGAGTCTGCCGGCAATAGGCCGCTCTGTTCAGGCCCTCATTGCTGTCCGCCTGCGCGCCCATGACCGGGACCAGATTGACCGCTTCACGGCGCGCGTCCCCAAGCTTCCGGCGGTCATTTCCACGTTCCACACCACCGGCTCAGTGGATTACCTTCTCCATATTGCTGTGGCCAACACGGACGACCTCCGCAACTGGCTCCTGGACAACCTCGCCACCGACCCCGTGGTCGGTCACACCGAAACCACCATGGTCTTTCAGCACATTCCCGGCAACCGGGGTCCGTTGCCCGAGTAA
- the zapE gene encoding cell division protein ZapE, which yields MRTLLEAMANDAVRSGFELEPSQRTAAERLAAFGAQLTGRRRALPRKLPRSLYLHGPVGRGKTWLMDSFYGRLEARKRRVHFHDFFRRLHGGTHGLESGNGTAIQQSVDAVLSDVDVLFFDEFHVHDIGDGMFISRLLRTAAQRRVSLVVTSNYAPDDLLPNPLWHEHFLPTIEAIKDMMDVVEIDGGSDFRRYPAAGTRTSSGTGAFRSGRIISPGAPGQLGRLGLFRPTPSQGRVVQPTTQPIVVKNSDPDLLWVGFDELCGGLTSTSDFLALAEMFRTWVIDNVPSPTDGDAASGPAWQRFSNVVDVLYDQDITLFLIGSGPLDWDVEGSGSVLPVDLARIASRLSLLSRSHLDDELEREEAAGS from the coding sequence GTGAGGACTTTGCTTGAGGCCATGGCGAACGACGCCGTTCGGTCAGGTTTTGAGCTTGAGCCCAGTCAGCGGACAGCAGCCGAGCGGTTGGCAGCCTTTGGTGCCCAGCTGACCGGCCGCCGTCGGGCGCTTCCCCGAAAGCTGCCACGAAGCCTTTACCTTCACGGACCCGTGGGCCGAGGAAAAACGTGGCTGATGGACAGCTTCTACGGGCGGCTGGAGGCACGGAAACGGCGTGTCCATTTCCACGACTTTTTCCGCAGGCTTCATGGCGGCACCCATGGGTTGGAGTCAGGCAACGGCACGGCGATCCAGCAGTCGGTGGACGCCGTGCTCAGCGATGTTGATGTGTTGTTCTTCGACGAGTTCCACGTCCACGACATCGGCGACGGCATGTTCATCTCCCGCCTGCTCCGGACCGCCGCGCAGCGCCGGGTTTCCCTGGTGGTCACCTCCAATTACGCGCCGGATGACCTCTTGCCCAATCCCCTCTGGCATGAGCATTTCCTGCCTACCATCGAGGCCATCAAGGACATGATGGATGTGGTGGAAATCGACGGCGGCTCAGATTTTCGCCGCTATCCGGCGGCTGGAACGCGCACTTCCAGCGGGACCGGGGCGTTCCGATCAGGACGCATCATCTCCCCCGGCGCACCCGGACAATTGGGGCGCCTCGGCCTCTTCCGGCCAACGCCATCCCAAGGCCGCGTTGTGCAGCCGACAACCCAGCCGATCGTGGTCAAGAACTCCGACCCGGACCTTCTGTGGGTTGGATTTGATGAACTGTGTGGTGGGTTGACCTCGACGTCGGATTTTCTGGCCTTGGCCGAAATGTTCAGGACGTGGGTCATTGACAACGTTCCGTCGCCAACGGACGGTGATGCTGCATCCGGGCCTGCTTGGCAGCGGTTCAGCAATGTGGTGGATGTGCTCTACGACCAGGACATCACCTTGTTCCTGATCGGCAGCGGCCCCCTCGACTGGGACGTTGAGGGGAGCGGGAGCGTTCTGCCCGTGGATCTCGCGCGCATCGCCAGCCGCTTATCCCTGCTAAGCCGTTCCCATCTGGACGACGAACTGGAGCGCGAAGAGGCCGCTGGAAGCTAA
- the corA gene encoding magnesium/cobalt transporter CorA, with protein sequence MTIIDNAVYVDGVRTATPQNLEQTFETLSEHGGMAWIGLYRPTREEMAAVAQEFGLHDLAVEDAVSAHQRPKLERYDHNLFTVLRPARYLDDTETVEFGELHVFTGPNFVVTIRHAETGGVARVRHRLESRPDLLCHGPEAVLYALLDQVVDDYAPVVAGLENDIDEIEDQLFSGDSTVSRRIYELSREVIQFQRAIQPLPDMMALLEKGFEKYGVDIELQRSLRDVEDHVQRVISRVNSFRDLLQNALTLDGTLTANRQNEASAAQNEQVKKISSWAAILFAPSFVAGVYGMNFDHMPELHWDFGYPLAVGLMFGAALLMYLIFKRKGWL encoded by the coding sequence GTGACCATCATCGATAACGCCGTATATGTGGACGGCGTCCGCACTGCCACCCCCCAAAACCTCGAACAGACGTTTGAGACGCTATCGGAACACGGCGGCATGGCGTGGATCGGGCTGTATCGTCCCACCAGGGAAGAGATGGCCGCAGTAGCCCAGGAGTTCGGGCTTCACGATCTCGCCGTGGAGGACGCCGTCTCCGCGCACCAGCGGCCCAAGCTGGAGCGCTACGACCACAACCTCTTCACGGTCCTCCGGCCGGCCCGCTACCTGGACGACACCGAAACGGTGGAATTCGGCGAGCTCCACGTCTTCACCGGACCAAACTTTGTGGTGACCATCCGGCATGCCGAAACAGGTGGCGTGGCCCGCGTCCGCCACCGGCTGGAGTCACGTCCCGACCTTCTCTGCCATGGGCCTGAAGCCGTGCTCTACGCTCTCCTGGACCAGGTGGTGGATGATTACGCCCCCGTTGTGGCAGGTCTTGAAAACGACATCGATGAGATCGAAGATCAGCTCTTCAGCGGCGACAGTACGGTGTCGCGCCGAATTTACGAGCTCTCCCGTGAAGTGATCCAGTTCCAGCGCGCCATCCAGCCCCTCCCGGACATGATGGCGCTTTTGGAGAAGGGGTTCGAAAAGTATGGCGTCGATATTGAATTGCAGCGTTCCCTCCGCGACGTAGAGGACCACGTGCAGCGCGTCATCTCCCGCGTGAACTCCTTCAGGGACCTGTTGCAGAACGCCCTGACCCTGGATGGCACACTGACCGCAAACCGCCAGAATGAGGCCAGTGCCGCCCAAAACGAGCAGGTCAAGAAGATCTCGTCATGGGCCGCAATCCTCTTCGCGCCGTCCTTCGTGGCCGGCGTCTATGGAATGAACTTCGACCATATGCCCGAGCTGCATTGGGACTTCGGTTATCCCCTCGCGGTGGGGCTGATGTTCGGGGCAGCGCTGCTGATGTACCTCATTTTCAAGCGCAAAGGCTGGCTGTGA
- a CDS encoding MFS transporter: MTVLSELRMRPATADRWGWDASTTARLVLAGVVIFTLLVGANLATPLYPLLQSRLGMSSLGVTVAFSSYVLALIAVLMVAGHWSDHIGRRAALVLAVLVGLVGGVIFANADSLVSLSLGRALQGVAVGLATGASSAALRELLPQRPDWASRFTLLSSAGGVAAGPAIGGVLSLLPDPTRTPYYVHSAVLIAALIPLWLLKARPAIAPAEGPKPLKVLAPRRPSISRDARGAFWMAATTGFLSFSVFGFCLSLAPGYFAGVVHADSRPLIGVLAGLTLGASALSQLLGARGRFVVPVSLGVLGVSVVLLGAAAAWSSPWLLVTACLTAGAGQGIAFRQVFNEVAGKVEAARHAQVISTVYVITYLGSAVPVIGLGLAVTALGLQTAVVIFTALCGVAALALAAVSLRKSLRN; this comes from the coding sequence ATGACTGTCTTGAGCGAACTCCGCATGCGTCCGGCTACCGCCGATCGCTGGGGATGGGATGCCTCCACCACCGCCCGGCTGGTCCTGGCCGGGGTTGTGATCTTTACTCTGCTGGTCGGCGCCAATCTCGCCACGCCGCTGTATCCCTTGCTCCAATCCCGGCTTGGCATGTCCTCGCTGGGCGTCACTGTTGCCTTCTCGAGCTATGTCCTTGCTTTGATAGCGGTCCTCATGGTGGCAGGTCATTGGTCGGACCATATCGGGCGGAGGGCAGCACTGGTCCTTGCTGTGCTCGTCGGCTTGGTAGGCGGGGTCATCTTCGCGAACGCGGATTCGCTGGTCTCGTTGTCCCTGGGGCGGGCACTGCAGGGCGTGGCCGTTGGGCTCGCCACGGGAGCCAGCTCCGCGGCGCTGCGCGAACTGCTTCCCCAACGACCCGACTGGGCCTCCCGTTTTACGCTGCTTTCCTCAGCCGGGGGTGTAGCGGCCGGCCCCGCAATCGGTGGCGTCCTGTCGCTTTTGCCGGACCCCACGCGTACTCCGTACTACGTCCATTCGGCGGTGTTGATAGCGGCCCTTATTCCCCTGTGGCTCCTCAAGGCCAGGCCTGCCATCGCTCCGGCGGAAGGCCCGAAACCCCTCAAGGTCCTTGCCCCCAGGAGGCCATCCATCTCACGGGATGCCCGCGGAGCATTCTGGATGGCTGCCACCACCGGCTTCCTCAGCTTTTCGGTGTTCGGGTTCTGCCTGTCCTTGGCGCCGGGCTATTTCGCCGGCGTGGTCCACGCAGATTCCAGGCCCCTGATCGGCGTCCTTGCCGGCCTCACTTTGGGGGCATCAGCCTTGAGCCAGTTACTGGGTGCCCGCGGACGCTTCGTTGTTCCCGTATCCCTTGGCGTGCTGGGGGTCTCCGTAGTTCTGCTGGGGGCCGCCGCAGCGTGGTCCAGCCCGTGGCTGTTGGTGACTGCCTGCTTGACGGCCGGGGCAGGTCAAGGGATTGCCTTCCGGCAGGTTTTCAACGAGGTTGCCGGAAAGGTGGAAGCCGCACGACACGCCCAAGTCATCAGCACCGTCTACGTCATCACGTACTTGGGCAGCGCTGTTCCGGTGATTGGGCTGGGACTGGCAGTTACGGCACTCGGCCTGCAGACCGCCGTCGTGATTTTCACTGCTTTGTGCGGCGTGGCAGCCCTGGCGCTCGCGGCAGTGTCGCTTCGGAAGTCCTTGCGGAACTGA
- a CDS encoding DUF1761 domain-containing protein, giving the protein MDWLSHISQINWLAVLLAFVSSMVIGFVWYMPAVLGRRWMQAIGKTEEDLKNIEGGAGIWVPMMVAAAATSILLAVLISALDLNTLVAGGLFALILALVFRAGGHVIHNGFAGRPSAVTLIDSGHDLLAMTIAGAIIGAMQ; this is encoded by the coding sequence ATGGATTGGCTCTCACACATCTCCCAGATCAACTGGCTCGCCGTACTTCTGGCTTTCGTTTCATCCATGGTGATCGGCTTCGTCTGGTACATGCCGGCCGTCCTTGGCCGCAGGTGGATGCAGGCAATCGGCAAAACCGAAGAAGACCTCAAGAACATCGAAGGCGGAGCGGGCATCTGGGTTCCCATGATGGTGGCAGCGGCCGCGACCAGCATTCTCCTGGCTGTCCTTATCAGCGCCCTGGATCTCAATACCCTTGTTGCCGGCGGACTCTTTGCCCTGATCCTTGCCCTGGTCTTCCGTGCCGGCGGCCATGTCATTCATAACGGCTTCGCCGGACGGCCATCGGCAGTAACCCTCATCGACTCCGGCCACGATCTCCTGGCAATGACCATCGCGGGCGCCATCATCGGAGCCATGCAGTAG
- a CDS encoding Lrp/AsnC family transcriptional regulator has translation MNTLDPMDLKILLELIKDPRIQIAELSDELGIARNTAQSRVKRLLRSGVLHAAGREVDLEKVGYDVVAFVTIEVTHRELDGVIGALRLIPQVLEVHEISGRGDLWCRVVATDTHNLQSALRSVLRTKGVIRTETVLALHTHIPYRTEPLIGRMSATPTRTRQEGRSGGPEA, from the coding sequence TTGAACACCCTTGACCCCATGGACCTGAAGATCCTATTGGAACTCATCAAGGATCCCCGGATCCAGATCGCCGAGTTGAGCGACGAATTGGGCATAGCGCGCAACACGGCTCAAAGCAGGGTCAAACGCCTTCTCCGGTCCGGAGTGCTTCATGCAGCCGGACGGGAAGTGGACCTCGAGAAGGTGGGTTACGACGTCGTAGCCTTCGTCACGATTGAAGTCACCCACCGGGAACTCGACGGCGTTATTGGCGCCTTGCGCCTGATCCCCCAGGTGTTGGAGGTCCACGAGATTTCCGGTCGCGGTGACCTGTGGTGCCGGGTAGTAGCGACGGATACCCACAACCTGCAGTCAGCCTTGCGCTCGGTGCTCCGCACCAAGGGAGTCATCCGGACCGAAACCGTGCTGGCCCTGCACACCCATATCCCCTACCGCACTGAGCCACTCATCGGCAGGATGTCGGCAACTCCAACACGGACCAGGCAGGAAGGCCGAAGCGGCGGACCGGAGGCCTGA
- a CDS encoding TasA family protein encodes MAISLKTTSGKILASVALVGTAAAVAGMGTYGAFTSSTSASQAVTAGTVTIALGAPGPANTLNVPVAGLLPGDKVEKLVTLANTGNSDLNNVTLTTSAGTTASLLTTDVTNGLQLTIENCSVAWTGAAAPYNCTGTKTTVLASGPVIAANKALNNLTSLTSTKTDNLKVTTAFPTTANNDFQGATSTIAFAFTGTQRTETTK; translated from the coding sequence ATGGCCATCAGCCTCAAAACCACTTCCGGCAAGATCCTCGCTTCCGTCGCACTGGTGGGCACCGCAGCCGCCGTCGCCGGCATGGGCACCTACGGCGCATTCACCTCCTCCACCTCCGCCTCCCAGGCCGTCACCGCAGGAACCGTCACCATCGCCCTGGGCGCACCCGGACCGGCCAACACCCTCAACGTCCCCGTCGCAGGCCTGCTGCCCGGCGACAAAGTCGAAAAGCTCGTCACCCTGGCCAACACCGGCAACTCGGACCTGAACAACGTCACCCTCACCACCTCCGCCGGCACCACCGCCTCCCTGCTCACCACCGACGTCACCAACGGCCTGCAGCTGACCATCGAAAACTGCTCCGTGGCCTGGACCGGCGCCGCAGCCCCTTACAACTGCACCGGCACCAAGACCACCGTCCTGGCCTCCGGACCGGTCATCGCAGCGAACAAGGCCCTGAACAACCTCACCTCCCTGACCTCCACCAAGACTGACAACCTCAAGGTCACCACCGCGTTCCCCACCACCGCGAACAACGACTTCCAAGGCGCGACGTCCACCATCGCCTTCGCCTTCACCGGCACCCAACGCACCGAAACCACCAAGTAA
- a CDS encoding PadR family transcriptional regulator, which produces MHNSFPANGFMGNNLDGMWQAVEEFRSRFEKRSGTRAGRGELRTAILALLAERPMHGYQIIREIEERSGGSWKPSAGSVYPTLQLLADEGFVSTEESNGRKIYSLTEAGREDVASAETAAPWESAGSTSGFSALPKAGVELAQAAAQVGRTGTPKQVQEAVTVLEEARRRLYSILARD; this is translated from the coding sequence ATGCATAATTCATTCCCTGCAAACGGTTTTATGGGAAACAACCTGGACGGCATGTGGCAGGCCGTGGAGGAGTTTCGATCACGGTTTGAAAAACGCTCGGGCACCCGGGCGGGGCGCGGGGAGCTGAGGACGGCTATTCTGGCTCTCCTGGCTGAGCGCCCCATGCACGGCTATCAGATCATCCGTGAAATCGAAGAGCGCAGCGGTGGAAGCTGGAAGCCAAGCGCCGGCTCGGTATACCCAACACTTCAGCTGCTGGCAGATGAGGGTTTTGTCAGTACTGAGGAATCCAATGGCCGCAAAATTTACTCTCTCACCGAGGCGGGTCGCGAGGACGTTGCAAGCGCCGAAACGGCAGCGCCGTGGGAATCCGCCGGCAGCACTTCAGGTTTTTCCGCACTGCCCAAAGCCGGGGTGGAGCTTGCCCAGGCCGCGGCCCAAGTGGGGCGGACCGGAACTCCCAAGCAGGTGCAAGAGGCCGTGACGGTGTTGGAAGAAGCTCGTCGTCGGCTGTATTCGATCCTCGCCCGGGACTGA
- a CDS encoding ferritin, giving the protein MAKKTFNELLSAQVANEFAASQQYIAVAVYFDGEDLPQLARHFYRQSLEERNHAMMMVQYMLDRNVHVEIPGIAPVRNNFTNAKEPIALALEQEKEVTRNIEEMFRVARAEGDALGEQFMLWFLKEQVEEVASMTTLLNITERAENLFDIENYVARETVGDGGNDASAPSAAGGVI; this is encoded by the coding sequence ATGGCTAAGAAGACTTTCAATGAGCTGTTGTCCGCCCAGGTCGCCAATGAGTTTGCGGCCTCCCAGCAATACATTGCAGTTGCTGTGTATTTTGATGGCGAAGACCTGCCTCAGCTGGCCCGTCACTTCTATCGCCAGTCCCTCGAGGAGCGCAATCACGCCATGATGATGGTCCAGTACATGCTGGACCGTAACGTGCACGTGGAGATTCCGGGCATCGCACCGGTTCGCAATAACTTCACCAACGCCAAGGAACCTATCGCGCTCGCCTTGGAGCAGGAGAAGGAAGTCACCCGCAACATCGAGGAGATGTTCCGTGTTGCCCGTGCAGAGGGCGACGCCTTGGGTGAGCAGTTCATGCTGTGGTTCCTGAAGGAGCAGGTTGAGGAAGTTGCCTCGATGACCACGCTGCTGAACATCACCGAACGTGCCGAGAACCTCTTCGACATCGAGAATTACGTTGCCCGCGAAACGGTGGGCGACGGCGGAAACGACGCCAGTGCTCCCTCCGCCGCCGGCGGCGTCATCTAA
- a CDS encoding universal stress protein — protein MTETPAPHPEASGKMSGPILVGVMPRQQPVVVEKAAQVAAGAGLPLVCAYADATVYPVDGTTGGPAAPIDPDGVEGAQGIPESLTASIAEQLAGWDVAWSIVPLAGEPAHALAREAASIGASMIVVGTREHKLTAAIKELTAGSVARRLFHRQEVPVLVVPVNPRVPDDDDDD, from the coding sequence GTGACTGAGACCCCCGCACCCCATCCCGAGGCCTCCGGCAAGATGTCCGGACCCATCCTGGTAGGCGTGATGCCCCGGCAGCAGCCCGTCGTCGTGGAGAAGGCAGCGCAGGTTGCCGCTGGTGCGGGACTCCCGCTTGTTTGCGCGTATGCCGATGCCACCGTGTATCCCGTCGATGGAACCACCGGAGGGCCGGCCGCTCCCATCGACCCGGATGGTGTTGAAGGAGCCCAAGGGATCCCGGAATCACTGACGGCCAGCATCGCCGAACAATTGGCTGGCTGGGACGTTGCATGGTCCATCGTGCCGCTTGCGGGGGAGCCGGCACACGCCTTGGCCCGCGAGGCCGCGAGCATCGGCGCCTCCATGATCGTGGTGGGCACACGTGAGCATAAACTGACGGCCGCGATTAAGGAGCTGACGGCAGGCTCCGTGGCCCGGCGCCTTTTCCATCGCCAAGAGGTGCCGGTCCTCGTGGTCCCAGTGAACCCCCGGGTCCCGGACGACGATGACGACGACTGA
- a CDS encoding ABC1 kinase family protein, with amino-acid sequence MTSLRRDQMDPTAGEARARYRRILRFAAWHLLVTWWFELFLPRVGLRRLTERNRSQRMRRFARRFHGLAVELGGLMIKVGQFMSSRLDVLPPEITAELEGLQDEVPPVPFPAIRALAEAELGAPLESVFASIEEVPIAAASLGQAHRAKLLAGNAEDTGLSSVVFKVQRPGIDTIVDVDLAALRRVGGWLSRIRIVSNRADVPALIKEFAQTSLEEIDYLNEAANSERFAADFVDDNRVTVPGVVWERSTRRVLTLEDVTAIKITDAESLRMAGIDPASVAPVFASVMFEQLFTKGFFHADPHPGNIFVTPDSGSAERPWKLTFIDFGMMGEVPAKTRSGLRKLLIAAASRDGKGLVAAISDVGVLMPSADTAELERAMTQLFARFGGMGFAELREVDPREFRDFGAEFGNVIRSLPFQLPENFLLIIRAMSLTSGVCSSLDARFNLWDSVEPYAAQLLRDERGNLVSDVAGQAFDAAAIALRLPKRLDGLVTRFEVGTLQVSNRRLERQMSRLIVLARRAVAAVIFAALLVAGSVIRSEDLVLGNMVMIASAVPLLYGLWPGRGNL; translated from the coding sequence GTGACGTCGCTTCGACGCGACCAGATGGATCCAACGGCCGGGGAAGCCCGTGCCCGCTATCGTCGAATCCTCAGGTTTGCCGCATGGCATTTGCTGGTGACCTGGTGGTTCGAGTTGTTCCTGCCTCGGGTGGGTCTCCGAAGACTGACAGAGCGCAACCGCTCGCAGAGGATGCGGCGGTTTGCCCGCCGGTTCCACGGCCTTGCTGTGGAGCTCGGTGGCTTGATGATCAAGGTGGGCCAGTTCATGTCCTCCAGGCTGGACGTGCTCCCGCCTGAGATTACGGCTGAACTGGAGGGTCTCCAGGACGAAGTGCCGCCGGTCCCGTTCCCGGCCATCAGGGCCCTTGCCGAGGCGGAGCTGGGAGCGCCCTTGGAATCCGTGTTCGCTTCGATCGAGGAGGTGCCCATAGCCGCGGCATCCCTCGGGCAGGCGCACCGGGCGAAACTTCTCGCGGGCAATGCGGAGGACACTGGCCTCAGCAGCGTGGTTTTCAAAGTGCAGAGGCCGGGCATCGATACGATCGTGGATGTCGACCTGGCCGCTCTGCGACGGGTGGGAGGCTGGCTCAGCCGTATCCGTATCGTCTCAAACCGTGCCGATGTTCCGGCACTGATCAAGGAGTTTGCCCAGACCAGTCTTGAGGAGATCGACTACCTGAACGAGGCCGCAAACTCAGAGCGTTTCGCAGCCGACTTCGTCGATGACAACCGGGTGACGGTGCCGGGGGTGGTCTGGGAACGGAGCACGCGCCGGGTGCTAACTCTCGAAGACGTCACCGCTATCAAGATCACGGATGCCGAGTCGCTTCGAATGGCTGGGATTGACCCGGCATCGGTTGCCCCTGTTTTTGCTTCCGTGATGTTTGAGCAGTTGTTCACCAAGGGCTTCTTCCACGCCGATCCACATCCCGGCAATATCTTTGTCACCCCCGATTCCGGTTCGGCGGAACGGCCTTGGAAGCTGACGTTCATCGATTTCGGCATGATGGGCGAGGTTCCGGCGAAGACCAGAAGCGGATTGCGCAAGCTCCTGATTGCGGCCGCCTCGCGGGATGGAAAGGGCCTTGTGGCCGCTATCAGCGATGTAGGTGTTCTTATGCCGTCGGCTGACACCGCCGAGCTGGAGCGGGCCATGACGCAGCTCTTCGCACGCTTTGGCGGTATGGGCTTTGCCGAGCTTCGCGAAGTGGACCCACGGGAGTTCCGTGACTTTGGTGCGGAATTCGGCAACGTCATCAGATCGCTTCCTTTTCAGCTACCGGAGAATTTCCTGCTCATCATCCGCGCCATGTCACTGACGTCGGGTGTATGTAGTTCGCTGGATGCCCGCTTCAACCTGTGGGATTCGGTGGAACCGTACGCAGCGCAGCTGCTGCGGGATGAACGCGGCAACCTCGTCTCTGACGTCGCGGGGCAGGCGTTCGACGCCGCGGCGATCGCCTTGCGTTTGCCGAAACGGCTGGACGGGCTGGTCACCAGATTCGAAGTCGGAACGCTCCAAGTATCCAACCGACGGCTTGAACGGCAAATGAGCAGGCTCATCGTCTTGGCCCGGCGAGCAGTAGCTGCTGTGATCTTCGCAGCACTGTTGGTGGCTGGCTCAGTGATTCGATCCGAGGACCTCGTACTCGGCAACATGGTGATGATCGCGTCGGCGGTTCCGCTGCTCTACGGTCTATGGCCCGGCCGCGGCAATCTGTGA
- the crcB gene encoding fluoride efflux transporter CrcB has protein sequence MTVILLALAGGVGAAVRFVVDGLIRQRVKTAFPWGTMLINVTGSFALGFLAGLVMRGHAHESLFLILGTGFLGGYTTFSTASLETIRLIQSGRTGLALINGLGSMAASVLSAAAGVGISLLLP, from the coding sequence GTGACGGTGATACTCCTGGCGCTTGCGGGAGGAGTCGGTGCAGCGGTGAGGTTCGTGGTGGACGGTTTGATCCGGCAGCGCGTCAAGACTGCCTTCCCTTGGGGAACCATGCTGATCAACGTCACGGGTTCATTTGCTCTCGGTTTCCTTGCCGGACTGGTGATGCGGGGCCATGCGCATGAGTCACTGTTCCTGATCCTGGGGACAGGTTTTTTGGGCGGGTACACCACCTTCAGTACGGCGAGCCTGGAGACCATCCGGCTGATCCAAAGTGGAAGGACGGGCCTGGCGCTTATCAACGGATTGGGTTCCATGGCAGCGAGCGTTCTTTCTGCTGCGGCCGGAGTGGGTATCAGCCTGTTGTTGCCCTGA
- a CDS encoding PadR family transcriptional regulator — MSRIQAQQDAQMVRSVLPLLILTLIAEEESYGYQLVERLDAMGLDVTTGLVYPVLSRLERDGLVSTRMVSSPNGPPRKYFALTTAGETAKATAMEQWRLVASAVRNATEKDSPKP; from the coding sequence ATGTCCCGAATTCAGGCGCAGCAGGATGCACAGATGGTTCGCTCGGTCCTGCCATTACTAATACTCACATTGATCGCGGAGGAGGAATCCTACGGGTACCAACTGGTTGAGCGGCTTGACGCGATGGGCCTCGATGTCACCACCGGATTGGTCTACCCCGTCCTCAGCAGGCTTGAACGCGACGGTCTGGTCAGCACACGGATGGTTTCATCACCCAACGGTCCGCCACGAAAGTACTTCGCCCTGACAACGGCCGGAGAAACAGCAAAAGCAACTGCCATGGAACAGTGGCGACTCGTAGCCTCTGCAGTCCGGAACGCCACAGAAAAGGACTCCCCCAAGCCATGA
- the arr gene encoding NAD(+)--rifampin ADP-ribosyltransferase, whose protein sequence is MSQPSDDGPFYHGTKANLREGDLLSPGFRSNYRPEVVMNHIYFTALRDGAGLAAELAAGDGEPRVYAVEPTGAFEDDPNVTDKKFPGNPTRSFRSSSPLKIIGEVTEWTRLTPAALQEWRTRLAAIVADERGEIIN, encoded by the coding sequence GTGAGTCAACCGTCAGACGATGGCCCCTTTTATCACGGCACAAAAGCCAATCTTCGGGAGGGTGATCTCCTGAGCCCCGGCTTCAGGTCGAACTATCGTCCTGAGGTCGTGATGAATCACATCTACTTCACAGCACTTCGTGATGGTGCGGGGCTGGCGGCAGAGCTCGCCGCTGGTGATGGCGAACCGCGCGTCTATGCCGTTGAGCCAACTGGCGCGTTCGAGGATGACCCGAACGTGACCGACAAGAAGTTTCCTGGCAATCCCACCCGGTCGTTTCGCAGCAGCTCCCCGCTCAAGATCATCGGTGAAGTGACCGAATGGACTCGCCTGACTCCCGCGGCGCTGCAGGAGTGGAGGACACGATTGGCGGCAATCGTTGCGGACGAGCGCGGAGAGATCATCAACTAG
- a CDS encoding fluoride efflux transporter FluC, producing the protein MTTTEAKRPLHLHWGFIGIVAAGGVFGALARYGLGLVIPAPDAWPLPTLVINLSGALALGALLEGLSRKGPDVGSRRVLRLALGTGFLGAYTTYSTLALDAVHLFMAGAAPGAAGYLAASLFGGAAATTAGIWLGAWHHRRVTGRVL; encoded by the coding sequence ATGACGACGACTGAGGCGAAGAGGCCACTTCACCTGCACTGGGGTTTCATCGGGATAGTGGCGGCCGGCGGCGTGTTCGGTGCGCTCGCCCGGTACGGCCTTGGACTGGTGATCCCAGCCCCGGATGCCTGGCCGCTGCCCACGTTGGTCATCAACCTGTCAGGCGCGTTGGCGCTGGGGGCACTGCTGGAAGGACTCTCCCGCAAGGGGCCCGACGTCGGTAGCCGCCGGGTTCTGCGGCTTGCCTTGGGGACGGGGTTCCTAGGTGCTTATACGACGTACAGCACGCTGGCTTTGGATGCAGTCCACCTGTTCATGGCGGGGGCGGCGCCCGGAGCTGCCGGGTACCTCGCAGCGAGTTTGTTTGGCGGGGCCGCGGCCACTACAGCTGGCATCTGGTTGGGCGCTTGGCATCACCGGCGCGTTACTGGGCGTGTGTTGTGA